The Pithys albifrons albifrons isolate INPA30051 chromosome 13, PitAlb_v1, whole genome shotgun sequence genome has a segment encoding these proteins:
- the CTSH gene encoding pro-cathepsin H isoform X1 produces MAWPALLLVAVLVAPAAAWAPSAEEEQLFKAWMLTHGRRYSPGEFPRRMRIFLDNKRLVDEHNAGNHSYQMGLNQFSDMTFEEFAKLFLWREPQNCSATKGNFLRSSGPRPDSIDWRKKGNFVTPVKNQGPCGSCWTFSTTGCLESAIAIAMGKLLSLAEQQLVDCAQAFNNHGCSGGLPSQAFEYILYNKGLMGEDSYPYQAKNGTCKFQPEKAIAFVKDVINITQYDEDGMVDAVGKHNPVSFAFEVTSNFMHYRKGVYSNPRCEHTPDKVNHAVLAVGYGEQDGVPYWIVKNSWGRLWGMDGYFLIERGKNMCGLAACASYPVPQV; encoded by the exons ATGGCGTGGCCGGCGCTGCTGCTCGTGGCCGTGCTCGTGGCCCCCGCGGCCGCCTGGGCGCCCTCGGCCGAAG AGGAGCAGCTGTTCAAGGCCTGGATGCTCACG CACGGCCGCCGGTACAGCCCGGGCGAGTTCCCGCGCAGGATGCGCATCTTCCTGGACAACAAGCGCCTCGTGGACGAGCACAACGCGGGCAACCACAGCTACCAAA TGGGCCTGAACCAGTTCTCGGACATGACCTTTGAGGAGTTTGCGAAGCTGTTCCTGTGGAGGGAGCCCCAG AACTGCTCAGCCACCAAGGGGAACTTCCTGCGCAGCTCAGGGCCACGTCCTGACTCCATCGActggaggaagaagggaaatttTGTGACACCTGTGAAAAACCAG GGtccctgtgggagctgctggaccTTTTCCACCACGGGCTGTTTGGAGTCTGCCATTGCCATTGCCATGGGCAAGCTGCTGTCTCTG GCGGAGCAGCAGCTGGTTGATTGTGCCCAGGCCTTTAACAACCACGGCTGCAGTGG GGGCCTGCCAAGCCAAGCCTTTGAATACATCCTGTACAACAAAGGGCTCATGGGGGAGGACAGTTATCCATACCAGGCCAAG AATGGTACCTGCAAGTTCCAGCCAGAGAAGGCCATTGCCTTTGTCAAGGATGTTATCAATATCACGCAG TACGATGAGGATGGAATGGTGGATGCTGTGGGGAAACACAACCCCGTGAGCTTCGCCTTTGAGGTGACGAGTAACTTCATGCACTACAGGAAGGGAGTGTATTCCAA CCCACGCTGTGAGCACACCCCTGACAAGGTGAACCACGCCGTGCTCGCTGTGGGCTACGGGGAGCAGGATGGGGTTCCCTACTGGATCGTGAAGAACTCCTGGGGACGGCTGTGGGGCATGGACGG gtATTTCCTTATCGAACGGGGGAAGAACATGTGTGGTCTGGCTGCCTGTGCCTCTTACCCTGTTCCTCAGGTgtag
- the BLM gene encoding recQ-like DNA helicase BLM isoform X2, translating to MAALPLNNLREQLRRHRQRGALAGLCAPRAPATPRDRPPGFTFRKARGALGAASALRDKDVNTSLAAAPPGAKAPVACGRHGPRSPGPAPAPPQPPAGSNGPGPAAVPVITIEDEWDDIDDFDLSGIERFCRPPVLSPRGLRAPSKGPSRPSPRPEPPGAPPGPEPRPGAQEPPVCPGDSAPDTAAGERPGEDSPAGLGLSEDRAEHRPAAGAEGGGAQDPQRAENSPPGLAEPELEEDDLDVVPPSPEEELPSFSPSVQSLSIFTASPPGGSAGSSRTRLGKVPTAQPGGGDDPSAGDAGEGVPVAQQLLRVMEAICELVDAIPLQELQALSCARALLQHRDLRRKLLANSASLNHNGIKTSFAGSWKAPMEQDSGACPGAAPGSGPGWSFISDRNSPKPTNLPSVLSVHSSNFSAKTNQTLDTSCASKQSVEEITCPGTAALPFPKGSVKDGGSLRLSLQSELSCDNSWGESLGMRNGNVPLSSTALKAQSTAPTASPAGDSLGTNDPDLDLEHFDIDDFDEDWEDSVAVLAPEVSSTPSYQPIREGPPTKSLLSKIMSRAKGPAVGSSPAAPKSGVLMATKNRPDPAVHNPALERFRGMKFSHSEEMMNVFHKKFGLHSFRTNQLEAINAALLGEDCFVLMPTGGGKSLCYQLPACVSAGVTIVISPLRSLIIDQVQKLKTLDIAATYLTGDRTDADASKIYMQLSKKDPVIKLLYVTPEKVCASSRLMSALENLYDRKLLARFVIDEAHCVSQWGHDFRQDYKRLNMLRRKFHSVPMMALTATANPRVQKDIQNQLEMLKPQVFTMSFNRHNLKYDVLPKKPKKVAMDCLEWIKKYHPHDSGIIYCLSRHECDTTAATLQKEGLAALAYHAGLTDSNRDLVQQKWVNQEGCQVICATIAFGMGIDKPDVRYVIHASLPKSIEGYYQESGRAGRDGEVSHCLLFYSYSDVTRLRRLILMEKDGNSHTRQTHFNNLYSMVHYCENVVECRRIQLLAYFGETNFNPTFCKDHPEVICDNCSRKKDYKSRNVTEDVKNIVRFVREHCGQAGRANGRRNPGSGRYTLNMMVDIFLGSTSAKIQSGIFGKGAAYSRHNAERLFRKLVLDKILDEDLYITANDQAVAYVILGEKAQAVLDGSLQVEFHETESASAIRKQRASMAKMSQREEVVKQCLSELTDTCKTLGKVFDVHYFNIFSTSTLKKIAETLSSDVEVLLQIDGVTEDKLEKYGAEIIKVMDKYSERSIPEDAAGPGAATATGSTSTPGSDGEGEDARTTSSYFGNNTNQRRKRKRPANSRDCKRKKTSAGGNQQFQPRGGYSRYRRTKKTQSSRAVASSNPTSTSHSVSAMQGAAGRLGMMALPKPKSRNFLQPSYSVL from the exons aTGGCGGCGCTGCCGCTCAACAACCTGCGGGAGCAGCTGCGGCGGCACCGCCAGCGCGGGGCCCTGGCGGGGCTCTgcgccccccgcgccccggCGACACCGCGGGACCGCCCCCC GGGCTTCACCTTCAGGAAGGCGCGCGGGGCCCTCGGAGCCGCCTCGGCGCTGAGGGACAAGGACGTGAACACCTCCCTGGCCGCGGCCCCCCCGGGCGCGAAGGCGCCGGTGGCGTGTGGCCGCCATgggccccgcagccccggcccggccccggccccgccacAGCCCCCCGCGGGCAGCAacgggcccggccccgccgccgtgCCCGTCATCACCATCGAGGATGAGTGGGATGACATCGACGACTTCGACCTGTCGGGGATCGAGAGGTTCTGCCGCCCGCCCGTGCTGTCCCCCAGGGGGCTGCGGGCGCCCAGCAAGGGCCCCTCCCGGCCGAGCCCCCGCCCGGAGCCGCCCGGCGCTCCCCCCGGGCCGGAGCCGCGCCCCGGGGCACAGGAACCCCCGGTCTGCCCCGGGGACTCCGCTCCTGACACGGCCGCGGGCGAGCGCCCCGGGGAGGACTCAcctgctgggctgggtctgAGCGAGGACAGGGCAGAGCATCGCCCAG ctgctggtgctgaagGAGGTGGGGCCCAGGACCCTCAGAGGGCTGAGAACAGCCCCCCAGGACTGGCTGAGCCCGAGCTGGAGGAGGATGACCTGGACGtcgtccctccctcccctgaggaggagctgccttccttctccccctctgTACAAAGTCTCAG TATTTTCACAGCCTCTCCCCCTGGTGGCTCAGCTGGCAGCTCCAGGACCAGGCTGGGGAAGgttcccacagcacagcctggaggtGGAGATGATCCCAGTGCAGGGGATGCAG GGGAAGGTGTGCCCGTggcccagcagctgctcagggtcATGGAGGCCATCTGTGAGCTGGTGGAtgccatcccactgcaggagctgcaggccctgtcctgtgccagggccctgctccagcacagggaccTCAG GAGAAAATTGCTGGCTAATTCTGCCAGTTTGAACCACAATGGCATAAAGACCAGTTTTGCTGGCAGCTGGAAGGCTCCCATGGAGCAGGACTCTGgtgcctgtcctggtgctgctccaggtTCTGGCCCAGGCTGGAGCTTCATTTCCGACAGAAActcccccaaacccacaaacctCCCATCGGTGCTTTCTGTGCATTCCAGCAACTTTTCTgccaaaacaaatcaaacctTGGATACCTCTTGTGCTTCAAAGCAGAGTGTTGAGGAGATCACCTGCCCAGGAACTGCAGCACTGCCTTTTCCCAAGGGAAGTGTCAAGGACGGAGGTTCCCTCAGGCTCAGCCTCCAGTCCGAGCTATCCTGCGACAACAGCTGGGGCGAAAGTTTGGGAATGAGGAATGGGAACGtgcccctgagcagcacagccctgaaagctcagagcacagcccccacagccagccctgcaggggaCAGTTTGGGGACAAACGATCCTGACCTCGACCTGGAGCACTTCGACATTGATGACTTTGATGAGGACTGGGAGGACTCGGTGGCTGTTTTGGCACCTGAGGTGTCGTCAACACCGTCGTACCAGCCCATCAGGGAAGGGCCTCCCACCAAATCCCTCTTGTCCAAGATCATGTCCAGAGCCAAAGGGCCTGCTGTGGGAtccagtcctgctgctccaaagtCAGGTGTCCTGATGGCAACAAAGAACCGTCCAG ATCCAGCAGTTCATAACCCTGCACTGGAACGTTTCAGAGGTATGAAATTTTCCCATTCTGAAGAAATGATGAATGTATTTCACAAGAAGTTTGGATTGCACTCCTTCCGGACAAACCAGCTGGAGGCCATCAACgctgctctgctgggggagGATTGTTTCGTCCTCATGCCCACAG GCGGTGGGAAAAGCTTGTGCTACCAGTTGCCAGCCTGTGTCTCTGCTGGGGTCACGATCGTTATCTCTCCACTGAGGTCGCTGATCATCGATCAGGTTCAGAAGCTGAAGACTTTAGAT attgCTGCAACATACCTGACTGGTGACAGGACAGATGCTGATGCCTCAAAAATATACATGCAATTGTCAAAGAAAGACCCTGTCATAAAGCTGTTGTATGTCACCCCTGAGAAG GTGTGTGCCAGCAGCCGACTGATGTCCGCCCTGGAGAACCTCTACGACAGGAAACTCTTGGCGCGTTTTGTCATCGACGAGGCCCACTGTGTCAGCCAG TGGGGCCACGACTTCCGACAGGACTACAAACGCCTCAACATGCTGCGCAGGAAGTTCCACTCCGTGCCCATGATggctctcactgccactgccaaCCCCCGCGTGCAGAAGGACATCCAGAATCAGCTGGAGATGCTGAAACCACAAGT GTTTACAATGAGCTTCAACAGGCATAACTTGAAATATGATGTGTTGCCCAAGAAGCCAAAGAAGGTGGCAATGGATTGCTTGGAATGGATTAAAAAATATCACCCCC ATGACTCTGGAATAATCTACTGCCTGTCCCGGCACGAGTGTGACACCACAGCAGCCACCCTGCAGAAGGAGGGGCTGGCGGCCCTGGCCTACCACGCCGGCCTCACCGACTCCAACAGGGACCTCGTGCAGCAGAAGTGGGTTAATCAGGAAGGATGCCAG GTGATCTGTGCAACGATTGCTTTTGGAATGGGCATCGACAAACCCGACGTGCGCTACGTTATCCACGCGtcccttcccaaatccatcGAGGGTTACTACCAGGAGTCTGGCAGAGCAGGGCGGGATGGGGAGGTATCTCACTGCCTGCTCTTCTACAGCTACAGCGACGTGACCAGGCTGAGAAGGCTCATCCTCA TGGAGAAGGATGGGAACAGCCACACGAGGCAGACGCACTTCAACAACCTGTACAGCATGGTGCACTACTGCGAGAACGTCGTCGAGTGCCGCCGCATCCAGCTGCTCGCCTACTTCGGGGAGACCAACTTCAACCCCACCTTCTGCAAAGACCACCCAGAAGTGATTTGTGACAACTGCAGCAGGAAGAAG GATTATAAATCAAGGAATGTGACAGAGGATGTGAAGAACATCGTACGGTTCGTACGAGAGCACTGTGGGCAGGCGGGACGGGCGAATGGCAGGAGGAACCCGGGCTCTGGCAGGTACACCCTGAACATGATGGTGGACATTTTCTTAG GTTCAACGAGTGCCAAGATTCAGTCTGGAATATTTGGGAAGGGAGCTGCCTATTCCAGGCATAATGCTGAAAGGCTGTTTAGAAAACTGGTCCTGGACAAGATCCTGGATGAAGATTTGTACATCACAGCCAATGACCAGGCAGTGGCATATGTGATTCTGGGAGAGAaagctcaggctgtgctggatGGGTCACTGCAG GTGGAGTTCCATGAGACAGAGAGTGCCAGTGCCATCAGAAAGCAAAGGGCTTCCATGGCAAAGATGTCCCAGCGGGAAGAGGTGGTTAAGCAGTGCCTCAGTGAACTCACAGACACGTGCAAAACGCTGGGCAAAGTCTTTGATGTGCATTACTTCAATATTTTCAGTACCTCCACCCTAAAGAAAATAGCAG AAACCCTGTCCTCTGATGTGGAGGTTTTGCTGCAGATTGATGGTGTCACAGAAGACAAACTGGAGAAATATGGTGCAGAAATAATTAAAGTGATGGATAAGTACTCGGAACgctccatcccag AAGATGCTGCCggcccaggagctgccacagccacagggagcaccagcactccTGGGAGTGATGGAGAAGGGGAAGATGCACGTACAACCTCCAGCTATTTTGGCAATAACACAAaccagaggaggaaaaggaaacgGCCAGCAAACTCCAGAGactgcaagaggaaaaagaCAAGTGCTGGTGGCAACCAACAGTTCCAGCCCAGAGG TGGCTACAGCAGGTACAGAAGGACCAAAAAGACTCAGAGCTCAAGGGCTGTGGCTTCCTCCAACCCCACATCCACATCCCACAGTGTCAGTGCcatgcagggagctgctgggaggctGGGCAtgatggcactgcccaaaccgAAATCCAGGAACTTCCTCCAGCCTTCGTATTCCGTACTGTAA
- the CTSH gene encoding pro-cathepsin H isoform X2: MAWPALLLVAVLVAPAAAWAPSAEEEQLFKAWMLTHGRRYSPGEFPRRMRIFLDNKRLVDEHNAGNHSYQMGLNQFSDMTFEEFAKLFLWREPQNCSATKGNFLRSSGPRPDSIDWRKKGNFVTPVKNQGPCGSCWTFSTTGCLESAIAIAMGKLLSLAEQQLVDCAQAFNNHGCSGGLPSQAFEYILYNKGLMGEDSYPYQAKNGTCKFQPEKAIAFVKDVINITQYDEDGMVDAVGKHNPVSFAFEVTSNFMHYRKGVYSKYFLIERGKNMCGLAACASYPVPQV, translated from the exons ATGGCGTGGCCGGCGCTGCTGCTCGTGGCCGTGCTCGTGGCCCCCGCGGCCGCCTGGGCGCCCTCGGCCGAAG AGGAGCAGCTGTTCAAGGCCTGGATGCTCACG CACGGCCGCCGGTACAGCCCGGGCGAGTTCCCGCGCAGGATGCGCATCTTCCTGGACAACAAGCGCCTCGTGGACGAGCACAACGCGGGCAACCACAGCTACCAAA TGGGCCTGAACCAGTTCTCGGACATGACCTTTGAGGAGTTTGCGAAGCTGTTCCTGTGGAGGGAGCCCCAG AACTGCTCAGCCACCAAGGGGAACTTCCTGCGCAGCTCAGGGCCACGTCCTGACTCCATCGActggaggaagaagggaaatttTGTGACACCTGTGAAAAACCAG GGtccctgtgggagctgctggaccTTTTCCACCACGGGCTGTTTGGAGTCTGCCATTGCCATTGCCATGGGCAAGCTGCTGTCTCTG GCGGAGCAGCAGCTGGTTGATTGTGCCCAGGCCTTTAACAACCACGGCTGCAGTGG GGGCCTGCCAAGCCAAGCCTTTGAATACATCCTGTACAACAAAGGGCTCATGGGGGAGGACAGTTATCCATACCAGGCCAAG AATGGTACCTGCAAGTTCCAGCCAGAGAAGGCCATTGCCTTTGTCAAGGATGTTATCAATATCACGCAG TACGATGAGGATGGAATGGTGGATGCTGTGGGGAAACACAACCCCGTGAGCTTCGCCTTTGAGGTGACGAGTAACTTCATGCACTACAGGAAGGGAGTGTATTCCAA gtATTTCCTTATCGAACGGGGGAAGAACATGTGTGGTCTGGCTGCCTGTGCCTCTTACCCTGTTCCTCAGGTgtag
- the BLM gene encoding recQ-like DNA helicase BLM isoform X1: MAALPLNNLREQLRRHRQRGALAGLCAPRAPATPRDRPPGFTFRKARGALGAASALRDKDVNTSLAAAPPGAKAPVACGRHGPRSPGPAPAPPQPPAGSNGPGPAAVPVITIEDEWDDIDDFDLSGIERFCRPPVLSPRGLRAPSKGPSRPSPRPEPPGAPPGPEPRPGAQEPPVCPGDSAPDTAAGERPGEDSPAGLGLSEDRAEHRPAAGAEGGGAQDPQRAENSPPGLAEPELEEDDLDVVPPSPEEELPSFSPSVQSLSSIFTASPPGGSAGSSRTRLGKVPTAQPGGGDDPSAGDAGEGVPVAQQLLRVMEAICELVDAIPLQELQALSCARALLQHRDLRRKLLANSASLNHNGIKTSFAGSWKAPMEQDSGACPGAAPGSGPGWSFISDRNSPKPTNLPSVLSVHSSNFSAKTNQTLDTSCASKQSVEEITCPGTAALPFPKGSVKDGGSLRLSLQSELSCDNSWGESLGMRNGNVPLSSTALKAQSTAPTASPAGDSLGTNDPDLDLEHFDIDDFDEDWEDSVAVLAPEVSSTPSYQPIREGPPTKSLLSKIMSRAKGPAVGSSPAAPKSGVLMATKNRPDPAVHNPALERFRGMKFSHSEEMMNVFHKKFGLHSFRTNQLEAINAALLGEDCFVLMPTGGGKSLCYQLPACVSAGVTIVISPLRSLIIDQVQKLKTLDIAATYLTGDRTDADASKIYMQLSKKDPVIKLLYVTPEKVCASSRLMSALENLYDRKLLARFVIDEAHCVSQWGHDFRQDYKRLNMLRRKFHSVPMMALTATANPRVQKDIQNQLEMLKPQVFTMSFNRHNLKYDVLPKKPKKVAMDCLEWIKKYHPHDSGIIYCLSRHECDTTAATLQKEGLAALAYHAGLTDSNRDLVQQKWVNQEGCQVICATIAFGMGIDKPDVRYVIHASLPKSIEGYYQESGRAGRDGEVSHCLLFYSYSDVTRLRRLILMEKDGNSHTRQTHFNNLYSMVHYCENVVECRRIQLLAYFGETNFNPTFCKDHPEVICDNCSRKKDYKSRNVTEDVKNIVRFVREHCGQAGRANGRRNPGSGRYTLNMMVDIFLGSTSAKIQSGIFGKGAAYSRHNAERLFRKLVLDKILDEDLYITANDQAVAYVILGEKAQAVLDGSLQVEFHETESASAIRKQRASMAKMSQREEVVKQCLSELTDTCKTLGKVFDVHYFNIFSTSTLKKIAETLSSDVEVLLQIDGVTEDKLEKYGAEIIKVMDKYSERSIPEDAAGPGAATATGSTSTPGSDGEGEDARTTSSYFGNNTNQRRKRKRPANSRDCKRKKTSAGGNQQFQPRGGYSRYRRTKKTQSSRAVASSNPTSTSHSVSAMQGAAGRLGMMALPKPKSRNFLQPSYSVL; encoded by the exons aTGGCGGCGCTGCCGCTCAACAACCTGCGGGAGCAGCTGCGGCGGCACCGCCAGCGCGGGGCCCTGGCGGGGCTCTgcgccccccgcgccccggCGACACCGCGGGACCGCCCCCC GGGCTTCACCTTCAGGAAGGCGCGCGGGGCCCTCGGAGCCGCCTCGGCGCTGAGGGACAAGGACGTGAACACCTCCCTGGCCGCGGCCCCCCCGGGCGCGAAGGCGCCGGTGGCGTGTGGCCGCCATgggccccgcagccccggcccggccccggccccgccacAGCCCCCCGCGGGCAGCAacgggcccggccccgccgccgtgCCCGTCATCACCATCGAGGATGAGTGGGATGACATCGACGACTTCGACCTGTCGGGGATCGAGAGGTTCTGCCGCCCGCCCGTGCTGTCCCCCAGGGGGCTGCGGGCGCCCAGCAAGGGCCCCTCCCGGCCGAGCCCCCGCCCGGAGCCGCCCGGCGCTCCCCCCGGGCCGGAGCCGCGCCCCGGGGCACAGGAACCCCCGGTCTGCCCCGGGGACTCCGCTCCTGACACGGCCGCGGGCGAGCGCCCCGGGGAGGACTCAcctgctgggctgggtctgAGCGAGGACAGGGCAGAGCATCGCCCAG ctgctggtgctgaagGAGGTGGGGCCCAGGACCCTCAGAGGGCTGAGAACAGCCCCCCAGGACTGGCTGAGCCCGAGCTGGAGGAGGATGACCTGGACGtcgtccctccctcccctgaggaggagctgccttccttctccccctctgTACAAAGTCTCAG CAGTATTTTCACAGCCTCTCCCCCTGGTGGCTCAGCTGGCAGCTCCAGGACCAGGCTGGGGAAGgttcccacagcacagcctggaggtGGAGATGATCCCAGTGCAGGGGATGCAG GGGAAGGTGTGCCCGTggcccagcagctgctcagggtcATGGAGGCCATCTGTGAGCTGGTGGAtgccatcccactgcaggagctgcaggccctgtcctgtgccagggccctgctccagcacagggaccTCAG GAGAAAATTGCTGGCTAATTCTGCCAGTTTGAACCACAATGGCATAAAGACCAGTTTTGCTGGCAGCTGGAAGGCTCCCATGGAGCAGGACTCTGgtgcctgtcctggtgctgctccaggtTCTGGCCCAGGCTGGAGCTTCATTTCCGACAGAAActcccccaaacccacaaacctCCCATCGGTGCTTTCTGTGCATTCCAGCAACTTTTCTgccaaaacaaatcaaacctTGGATACCTCTTGTGCTTCAAAGCAGAGTGTTGAGGAGATCACCTGCCCAGGAACTGCAGCACTGCCTTTTCCCAAGGGAAGTGTCAAGGACGGAGGTTCCCTCAGGCTCAGCCTCCAGTCCGAGCTATCCTGCGACAACAGCTGGGGCGAAAGTTTGGGAATGAGGAATGGGAACGtgcccctgagcagcacagccctgaaagctcagagcacagcccccacagccagccctgcaggggaCAGTTTGGGGACAAACGATCCTGACCTCGACCTGGAGCACTTCGACATTGATGACTTTGATGAGGACTGGGAGGACTCGGTGGCTGTTTTGGCACCTGAGGTGTCGTCAACACCGTCGTACCAGCCCATCAGGGAAGGGCCTCCCACCAAATCCCTCTTGTCCAAGATCATGTCCAGAGCCAAAGGGCCTGCTGTGGGAtccagtcctgctgctccaaagtCAGGTGTCCTGATGGCAACAAAGAACCGTCCAG ATCCAGCAGTTCATAACCCTGCACTGGAACGTTTCAGAGGTATGAAATTTTCCCATTCTGAAGAAATGATGAATGTATTTCACAAGAAGTTTGGATTGCACTCCTTCCGGACAAACCAGCTGGAGGCCATCAACgctgctctgctgggggagGATTGTTTCGTCCTCATGCCCACAG GCGGTGGGAAAAGCTTGTGCTACCAGTTGCCAGCCTGTGTCTCTGCTGGGGTCACGATCGTTATCTCTCCACTGAGGTCGCTGATCATCGATCAGGTTCAGAAGCTGAAGACTTTAGAT attgCTGCAACATACCTGACTGGTGACAGGACAGATGCTGATGCCTCAAAAATATACATGCAATTGTCAAAGAAAGACCCTGTCATAAAGCTGTTGTATGTCACCCCTGAGAAG GTGTGTGCCAGCAGCCGACTGATGTCCGCCCTGGAGAACCTCTACGACAGGAAACTCTTGGCGCGTTTTGTCATCGACGAGGCCCACTGTGTCAGCCAG TGGGGCCACGACTTCCGACAGGACTACAAACGCCTCAACATGCTGCGCAGGAAGTTCCACTCCGTGCCCATGATggctctcactgccactgccaaCCCCCGCGTGCAGAAGGACATCCAGAATCAGCTGGAGATGCTGAAACCACAAGT GTTTACAATGAGCTTCAACAGGCATAACTTGAAATATGATGTGTTGCCCAAGAAGCCAAAGAAGGTGGCAATGGATTGCTTGGAATGGATTAAAAAATATCACCCCC ATGACTCTGGAATAATCTACTGCCTGTCCCGGCACGAGTGTGACACCACAGCAGCCACCCTGCAGAAGGAGGGGCTGGCGGCCCTGGCCTACCACGCCGGCCTCACCGACTCCAACAGGGACCTCGTGCAGCAGAAGTGGGTTAATCAGGAAGGATGCCAG GTGATCTGTGCAACGATTGCTTTTGGAATGGGCATCGACAAACCCGACGTGCGCTACGTTATCCACGCGtcccttcccaaatccatcGAGGGTTACTACCAGGAGTCTGGCAGAGCAGGGCGGGATGGGGAGGTATCTCACTGCCTGCTCTTCTACAGCTACAGCGACGTGACCAGGCTGAGAAGGCTCATCCTCA TGGAGAAGGATGGGAACAGCCACACGAGGCAGACGCACTTCAACAACCTGTACAGCATGGTGCACTACTGCGAGAACGTCGTCGAGTGCCGCCGCATCCAGCTGCTCGCCTACTTCGGGGAGACCAACTTCAACCCCACCTTCTGCAAAGACCACCCAGAAGTGATTTGTGACAACTGCAGCAGGAAGAAG GATTATAAATCAAGGAATGTGACAGAGGATGTGAAGAACATCGTACGGTTCGTACGAGAGCACTGTGGGCAGGCGGGACGGGCGAATGGCAGGAGGAACCCGGGCTCTGGCAGGTACACCCTGAACATGATGGTGGACATTTTCTTAG GTTCAACGAGTGCCAAGATTCAGTCTGGAATATTTGGGAAGGGAGCTGCCTATTCCAGGCATAATGCTGAAAGGCTGTTTAGAAAACTGGTCCTGGACAAGATCCTGGATGAAGATTTGTACATCACAGCCAATGACCAGGCAGTGGCATATGTGATTCTGGGAGAGAaagctcaggctgtgctggatGGGTCACTGCAG GTGGAGTTCCATGAGACAGAGAGTGCCAGTGCCATCAGAAAGCAAAGGGCTTCCATGGCAAAGATGTCCCAGCGGGAAGAGGTGGTTAAGCAGTGCCTCAGTGAACTCACAGACACGTGCAAAACGCTGGGCAAAGTCTTTGATGTGCATTACTTCAATATTTTCAGTACCTCCACCCTAAAGAAAATAGCAG AAACCCTGTCCTCTGATGTGGAGGTTTTGCTGCAGATTGATGGTGTCACAGAAGACAAACTGGAGAAATATGGTGCAGAAATAATTAAAGTGATGGATAAGTACTCGGAACgctccatcccag AAGATGCTGCCggcccaggagctgccacagccacagggagcaccagcactccTGGGAGTGATGGAGAAGGGGAAGATGCACGTACAACCTCCAGCTATTTTGGCAATAACACAAaccagaggaggaaaaggaaacgGCCAGCAAACTCCAGAGactgcaagaggaaaaagaCAAGTGCTGGTGGCAACCAACAGTTCCAGCCCAGAGG TGGCTACAGCAGGTACAGAAGGACCAAAAAGACTCAGAGCTCAAGGGCTGTGGCTTCCTCCAACCCCACATCCACATCCCACAGTGTCAGTGCcatgcagggagctgctgggaggctGGGCAtgatggcactgcccaaaccgAAATCCAGGAACTTCCTCCAGCCTTCGTATTCCGTACTGTAA